A window of the Bacillus sp. A301a_S52 genome harbors these coding sequences:
- the rpmJ gene encoding 50S ribosomal protein L36, producing the protein MKVRPSVKPICEKCKVIRRKGTVMVICENPKHKQKQG; encoded by the coding sequence ATGAAGGTAAGACCATCAGTGAAACCCATTTGTGAAAAATGTAAAGTTATTCGCCGAAAAGGTACCGTCATGGTCATTTGCGAAAATCCTAAACACAAACAAAAACAAGGCTAA
- the infA gene encoding translation initiation factor IF-1, producing MAKEDVIEVEGTVIEPLPNAMFRVELENGHKILAHVSGKIRMHFIRILPGDKVTVELSPYDLTRGRITYRYK from the coding sequence ATGGCCAAAGAAGATGTAATTGAAGTAGAAGGAACGGTCATTGAGCCGCTTCCTAATGCTATGTTCCGCGTTGAACTAGAAAACGGACATAAAATCCTCGCTCATGTTTCAGGCAAGATCCGTATGCACTTCATTCGAATTTTACCTGGAGACAAAGTGACGGTAGAATTATCTCCGTATGATTTAACGCGTGGTCGTATCACTTACCGTTATAAATAA
- the rpsM gene encoding 30S ribosomal protein S13: protein MARIAGVDIPRDKRVVVSLTYVFGIGKSRAIKILEEAGVSQDTRVRDLTEDELGKIRSVVDGVKVEGDLRREVSLNIKRLIEIGSYRGIRHRRGLPVNGQKTKNNARTRKGPRRTVANKKK from the coding sequence ATGGCACGTATTGCTGGTGTCGACATTCCTCGTGATAAGCGAGTTGTCGTCTCTCTCACGTACGTTTTCGGAATCGGTAAATCCAGAGCGATTAAGATTCTCGAAGAAGCTGGTGTCTCCCAAGATACACGCGTTCGTGACTTAACTGAAGATGAATTAGGGAAGATCCGTTCTGTTGTAGACGGAGTTAAAGTTGAAGGGGATCTTCGCCGTGAAGTATCACTTAACATTAAACGTCTGATCGAAATCGGATCCTATCGTGGCATTCGTCATCGTCGTGGTTTGCCTGTAAACGGACAAAAAACGAAGAACAATGCTCGTACACGTAAAGGTCCTCGTCGGACTGTAGCGAACAAGAAAAAATAA
- a CDS encoding adenylate kinase translates to MNLILMGLPGAGKGTQADKIVDKYGIPHISTGDMFRAAIKNGTELGVKAKAYMDEGALVPDEVTVGIVKERLSKDDCKEGFLLDGFPRTVAQASALNSMLETLERQLDHVIYIEVPKEDLFKRLTGRWICPECGTAYHEIFNPPKVEGKCDKDGSDLIQREDDKPETVGKRLEVNLEQTQPLVDFYSEKGYLRNINGQQDIHKVFEDVDALLKGSRQ, encoded by the coding sequence ATGAATTTAATCTTAATGGGACTTCCAGGTGCTGGGAAAGGTACACAAGCAGATAAGATTGTTGATAAATATGGTATTCCTCACATTTCAACCGGAGACATGTTCCGTGCAGCTATTAAAAACGGTACAGAATTAGGTGTGAAAGCAAAAGCATACATGGATGAGGGAGCTCTCGTTCCCGATGAAGTCACTGTAGGTATTGTGAAGGAACGCTTAAGCAAAGACGACTGCAAAGAAGGCTTTCTCTTAGATGGCTTTCCACGCACTGTCGCTCAGGCTTCTGCCCTAAACAGCATGCTCGAAACATTAGAGCGCCAACTAGATCATGTGATATATATCGAAGTACCGAAAGAGGATCTTTTCAAACGTCTTACTGGGCGCTGGATCTGCCCTGAGTGTGGAACAGCTTACCATGAGATTTTCAATCCTCCAAAGGTCGAGGGAAAATGTGATAAAGACGGAAGTGACTTGATACAACGGGAAGACGATAAGCCTGAAACGGTTGGGAAACGGTTAGAGGTTAACCTTGAACAAACACAGCCTCTCGTGGATTTCTACAGTGAGAAAGGCTACCTGCGAAACATTAATGGTCAACAAGACATTCATAAAGTGTTTGAAGACGTTGATGCATTACTGAAAGGAAGCCGTCAATGA
- a CDS encoding RNA-binding protein — MKDPDSVPQVGELVRILNGRDKDQFAFIIDVVNERFVKVADGDKRKVDRAKKKNIQHIERVNIIAPEVKNSIVETGRVTNAKLRFAISTYIDDNLLKEGD; from the coding sequence ATGAAAGATCCTGATTCTGTTCCACAAGTGGGAGAGCTTGTGAGAATTCTTAACGGAAGGGACAAAGATCAATTCGCTTTTATAATTGACGTGGTGAATGAACGTTTTGTCAAGGTTGCTGATGGGGATAAAAGGAAAGTAGACCGGGCAAAAAAGAAAAACATTCAGCACATTGAAAGAGTGAACATCATTGCACCGGAAGTAAAGAATAGCATTGTTGAAACGGGTCGTGTCACCAATGCCAAATTACGGTTTGCAATTTCAACATATATTGATGATAATTTACTGAAGGAAGGAGACTAA
- the map gene encoding type I methionyl aminopeptidase codes for MIICKTPRELDIMRQAGNIVALTHRELQKHIEPGITTKELDHIADTFIRENDAIPSFKGYNGFTGSICASVNDQLVHGIPGDRVLKDGDIISIDIGAKYQGYHGDSAWTYPVGTIDDKTRKLLDITEESLFKGLAEARPGERLSNISHAIQTYVEAHGFSVVREYVGHGVGQNLHEDPQIPHFGPPGKGPRLKNGMVLAIEPMINAGTRHVRTLKDNWTVVTTDGEMCAHFEHTIAIVDTGYEILTKAL; via the coding sequence ATGATCATTTGTAAGACACCCCGGGAATTAGACATTATGCGGCAGGCTGGTAATATCGTGGCCTTGACGCACCGGGAACTTCAAAAGCACATTGAACCTGGTATAACCACGAAGGAGCTAGATCATATCGCGGACACATTTATTCGCGAAAATGATGCGATTCCATCTTTTAAAGGCTATAATGGATTTACCGGAAGCATCTGCGCTTCAGTGAATGATCAATTAGTACACGGCATTCCGGGCGATCGTGTCCTGAAGGATGGCGATATTATCAGTATAGATATCGGTGCCAAATATCAGGGTTACCACGGAGACTCCGCATGGACGTACCCCGTTGGGACCATTGATGACAAAACCCGCAAGCTCCTTGATATAACTGAAGAATCACTGTTTAAAGGACTTGCAGAAGCCCGGCCAGGAGAAAGGCTATCGAATATTTCTCATGCGATCCAAACGTATGTGGAAGCACATGGCTTTTCTGTCGTGAGAGAATATGTCGGGCACGGGGTTGGTCAGAATCTCCATGAAGATCCGCAAATCCCGCACTTCGGTCCTCCTGGTAAAGGTCCTCGTTTAAAAAACGGCATGGTCCTAGCCATTGAACCGATGATAAATGCAGGAACACGTCATGTCCGCACATTAAAAGACAATTGGACGGTCGTGACAACGGATGGAGAAATGTGTGCCCATTTCGAACACACAATTGCTATTGTTGACACAGGATATGAAATTTTGACAAAAGCCCTATAG
- the rpsK gene encoding 30S ribosomal protein S11, giving the protein MAKPKTTRAKRRQRKNIESGIAHIRSTFNNTIVTITDPQGNAISWASAGALGFKGSRKSTPFAAQTAAETAAKAAMEHGMKSVEVSVKGPGAGREAAIRSLQATGLEVNMIKDVTPVPHNGCRPPKRRRV; this is encoded by the coding sequence ATGGCTAAACCAAAAACGACTCGCGCCAAGCGCCGTCAACGTAAAAATATAGAATCCGGAATTGCGCACATTCGGTCAACGTTCAACAATACGATTGTAACGATTACAGACCCACAAGGAAATGCCATCTCTTGGGCAAGTGCTGGTGCGTTAGGTTTTAAAGGCTCACGTAAATCCACACCTTTCGCTGCACAAACAGCAGCTGAAACGGCTGCAAAAGCAGCGATGGAGCATGGTATGAAGTCTGTTGAAGTATCTGTTAAAGGTCCTGGCGCTGGACGTGAAGCTGCTATTCGTTCTCTTCAAGCGACTGGTCTTGAAGTGAACATGATTAAAGACGTTACTCCCGTTCCACATAACGGTTGCCGTCCACCAAAACGTCGTAGAGTATAG
- a CDS encoding DNA-directed RNA polymerase subunit alpha: protein MIEIEKPKIEVVELSEDATYGKFVVEPLERGYGTTLGNSLRRILLSSLPGSAVTSVQFNGVLHEFSTIEGVVEDVTTIVLNLKKLALKIYSEEEKTLEIDAQGEGVVTAADLMHDSDVEVLNPDLHIATLSKGAQFQMKVVAARGRGYVPAEGNNSEDLSIGVIPVDSIFTPVSRVNFQVENTRVGQITNYDKLTLDVWTDGSIRPEEAVSLGAKILNEHLNIFVGLTDQAQHAEIMVEKEEDQKEKVLEMTIEELDLSVRSYNCLKRAGINTVQELTQKSEEDMMKVRNLGRKSLEEVQEKLQELNLGLRDEE, encoded by the coding sequence ATGATCGAAATAGAAAAGCCGAAAATTGAAGTAGTTGAACTGAGCGAAGATGCCACGTACGGAAAGTTTGTCGTAGAGCCTCTTGAACGCGGATACGGAACAACACTGGGAAATTCCCTCCGCAGAATCCTGCTTTCTTCATTGCCTGGATCTGCTGTAACAAGTGTTCAATTTAACGGCGTTCTCCACGAATTTTCCACGATAGAAGGCGTGGTTGAAGACGTAACAACGATCGTGCTAAACCTTAAAAAGCTTGCACTGAAAATTTATTCAGAAGAAGAAAAAACGTTGGAAATTGATGCTCAAGGTGAAGGAGTCGTCACAGCAGCAGACTTAATGCATGACAGTGATGTGGAGGTTTTAAACCCGGACCTGCATATTGCCACTCTTTCTAAAGGTGCTCAATTCCAAATGAAGGTTGTAGCAGCAAGAGGACGCGGCTATGTACCGGCTGAAGGAAATAACTCAGAAGATTTATCTATCGGAGTTATTCCGGTTGATTCTATTTTCACACCGGTTTCCCGTGTGAATTTCCAAGTTGAAAATACCCGTGTCGGTCAAATCACGAACTACGATAAGCTGACATTGGACGTGTGGACTGACGGAAGTATCCGCCCGGAAGAAGCTGTTTCACTTGGTGCGAAAATTTTGAATGAACATTTAAATATTTTCGTAGGTTTAACAGACCAAGCCCAACATGCCGAAATTATGGTCGAAAAAGAAGAGGATCAGAAAGAAAAAGTCCTCGAAATGACGATCGAAGAGTTAGACTTGTCTGTTCGTTCTTACAACTGTCTTAAGCGGGCAGGAATTAACACAGTACAAGAACTAACACAGAAATCTGAAGAAGACATGATGAAAGTTCGTAACCTCGGACGTAAGTCCCTTGAGGAAGTGCAGGAGAAACTGCAAGAACTGAACCTCGGTCTTCGTGACGAAGAATAA